A window from Culex pipiens pallens isolate TS chromosome 3, TS_CPP_V2, whole genome shotgun sequence encodes these proteins:
- the LOC120412969 gene encoding uncharacterized protein LOC120412969: MITMKDFYLRPTFDTEEEAKLWEKIQKTVTHAKQFNNDFDHIVMHRDLFGTFFFYYLQEIRLRIIQILMEFTVVEWREPKPANEVLDHFGQPVKRKEPVGEKELVIPEYGIRVKGWKERIPMECCGESFRNVNMLKLHYHAVHEKHYLFEANTCEMKASVLKMVVFRHELDEFVRSGLKCNAVLSFNLLKILRKIIAIIRY, encoded by the exons ATGATTACGATGAAGGATTTCTACCTGCGGCCCACGTTCGATACCGAGGAGGAGGCCAAACTGTGGGAAAAG ATACAGAAAACCGTGACCCACGCCAAGCAGTTCAACAACGACTTTGACCACATCGTCATGCACCGGGACCTGTTTGGGACGTTTTTCTTCTACTACCTGCAGGAAATTAGGCTGAGgatcattcaaatcttgatggAGTTCACCGTCGTTGAATGGCGCGAACCCAAGCCTGCAAACGAAGTCCTGGACCACTTTGGGCAACCGGTCAAGCGGAAGGAACCGGTCGGTGAAAAGGAGCTCGTTATTCCAGAGTACGGCATTCGCGTCAAGGGATGGAAGGAGAGAATTCCGATGGAGTGCTGCGGAGAGAGCTTCCGGAATGTGAACATGCTCAAGCTGCATTACCATGCCGTTCACGAGAAGCATTATCTGTTTGAGGCCAACACGTGTGAG aTGAAGGCGTCAGTTCTAAAAATGGTTGTCTTCCGACATGAGCTCGACGAGTTCGTCCGAAGTGGACTCAAGTGCAACGCGGTTCTGAGCTTCAACCTGCTGAAAATACTGCGCAAAATTATTGCAATTATTAGATATTAA